In a genomic window of Siniperca chuatsi isolate FFG_IHB_CAS linkage group LG1, ASM2008510v1, whole genome shotgun sequence:
- the LOC122875528 gene encoding flocculation protein FLO11-like isoform X2: MELPLGGPVLRHYTQSRPRPHRQKLNYRPSRLQETIIESDNEVLELMGRVDEGVEEFFTKRVLPTDTLKKQDEESITVHEVAPASSVPCPPPTKTLRRKLGDFFTLKKRRGLKSETSHEGRPKKASIADLIRPLREVARAEKEKDKDRVKEHDKENEKEKAKEHPSAVTGESAVQETPVSGAPPLRGEAVPPRRALREGKSQSLILLSGSAAAGTTNARNTAKKQFEGQHSFEQKLHLMLQRIGVSKAQPGETQNQEGEMKKAESEGTIIDSKPEPPPTFTKPRTMSASSDTRHQIRPSVSAHESAGKPALLPKPVIKPGPPPTTSGRNTPENELAQIQEGETPTKLSPTAAPSVPAAPALTATTTPTVPTISNSVPDSTNFMISPSSTVPPSDTDICTDSVNPTAAATSPTNVTELNSKPSIPETNATTTELPTATFPTTLTSITTPTEPPAIVSVTSSSSESITQSLSVTFNSTTITTPSITTSETVSAPNNESLVSTASTNLSTKSAFPEPNGILSVDAAPVAGGGGDAAAISAITTASFSPSTSTSDMPSGLSTTTNSVTEASDDSTSVTSACSVTSVSSVTKTTSPPPNSSDIITTPVSPDAPITTLSSSALPPISSTSSTTSTTTTTTTTSPTSTDCMNSISSSTITHPGTSSSADISAPSTSSSETNPTDTTTTATSLNHAATTSTTSSATTAAISSPLLTDSDPPYTNNDDTSLTPTISGLPATDNSSATSHHLTSPAPSNDSPGQDNDLQTSPEERSSVEPAEKGTHEKFEMVQKSKQTVMNESKKDVDGGKESESENEKPALVNSEVIKEERVKPEEDTVKTEVGMAEPASGKDGGLHGDEGVIEGQKQDETKSVGEK; this comes from the exons GAGACCATAATTGAGAGTGACAATGAAGTCCTTGAGCTCATGGGTAGGGTGGATGAAGGAGTTGAAGAGTTCTTTACTAAGAGAGTACTTCCTACTGATACACT GAAAAAGCAAGATGAGGAATCTATCACAGTGCACGAAGTGGCTCCTGCCAGCTCTGTCCCTTGTCCACCCCCGACGAAAACACTCAGGAGGAAGCTTGGTGATTTCTTTACACTCAAAAAGAGACGAGGTCTGAAATCAGAAACAAGCCACGAGGGGCGTCCCAAAAAGGCCTCCATCGCTGATCTCATCCGCCCGCTCAGGGAGGTCGCcagagcagagaaagaaaaagataaggACCGAGTCAAGGAACACGAtaaggaaaatgaaaaggagAAAGCAAAAGAGCATCCCAGCGCGGTTACTGGAGAGTCAGCTGTTCAGGAGACACCTGTTTCTGGTGCTCCGCCGCTGAGGGGTGAAGCGGTGCCTCCCCGCCGAGCTCTCAGAGAGGGGAAGTCCCAGTCTCTCATTTTGCTGTCtggatcagcagcagcagggaccACTAATGCCAGAAACACTGCAAAG AAACAATTTGAAGGCCAACATAGCTTTGAACAGAAACTCCATCTCATGCTTCAACGTATTGGAGTTTCCAAAGCCCAGCCTGGAGAGACacag AATCAGGAGGGAGAGATGAAAAAAGCTGAATCTGAAG GTACTATCATTGACAGTAAACCTGAGCCACCACCTACTTTCACAAAACCTCGAACGATGTCAGCGTCATCAG aTACAAGGCATCAAATTCGCCCAAGTGTGTCAGCACATGAGTCAGCTGGGAAACCTGCATTGCTTCCAAAGCCAGTTATCAAGCCAGGTCCACCGCCCACAACATCTGGCCGCAACACACCTGAGAATGAGCTAGCCCAAATACAAGAAGGGGAGACGCCCACTAAACTGAGTCCAACTGCAGCTCCGTCTGTCCCTGCTGCTCCTGCCCTCACTGCTACCACCACTCCTACTGTACCGACAATCTCAAACTCAGTCCCTGACTCAACCAATTTTATGATTTCCCCTTCAAGTACTGTACCGCCCTCTGACACAGATATATGCACTGACTCTGTTAACCCTACTGCAGCAGCTACATCACCCACAAATGTTACAGAGCTCAACAGCAAACCCTCTATCCCTGAAACTAATGCTACTACCACTGAACTACCCACCGCTACCTTTCCCACAACTCTTACAAGCATCACTACACCCACAGAGCCCCCTGCCATTGTCTCAGttacttcctcttcctctgaatCCATTACTCAAAGCCTCTCTGTCACTTTCAACTCAACAACAATAACTACACCTTCCATTACCACCTCAGAAACTGTTTCTGCTCCTAACAACGAAAGCCTGGTTTCCACAGCATCAACAAATCTGTCAACTAAATCGGCTTTCCCAGAGCCAAATGGTATTCTCTCAGTTGATGCTGCTCCTgttgctggtggtggtggtgacgCAGCAGCTATTTCTGCCATCACCACAGCTTCTTTTTCACCCTCCACCAGCACATCAGACATGCCATCAGGCTTGTCTACTACCACCAATTCAGTTACTGAAGCTAGTGATGATTCCACTTCAGTCACCTCCGCTTGCTCTGTAACTTCAGTTTCATCAGTCACTAAAACAACATCCCCACCTCCTAACTCAAGTGATATCATTACAACTCCAGTTTCACCTGACGCCCCCATTACCACTTTGTCCTCTTCTGCCCTCCCTCccatcagctccacctcttccaccacctccaccaccaccaccaccaccactacaaGCCCAACATCCACCGACTGCATGAACTCTATCTCTTCTTCCACCATTACTCACCCAGGCACCTCTAGCTCTGCGGATATCTCTGCTCCCTCCACTTCTTCCAGTGAAACAAACCCTACAGACACCACTACCACCGCCACCAGTTTAAACCATGCAGCTACCACTTCCACCACCAGTTCAGCAACGACAGCTGCAATTAGCTCCCCGCTCCTGACCGACTCAGACCCACCTTACACTAACAATGACGACACTAGCCTCACACCAACTATCTCTGGCCTCCCCGCTACCGATAACTCAAGTGCTACTTCTCACCATTTGACCAGTCCAGCACCCTCTAATGATAGTCCAGGCCAAGATAACGATTTACAGACATCTCCTGAAGAAAGATCCAGTGTAGAGCCCGCAGAAAAAGGCACAC ATGAGAAGTTTGAGATGGTTCAAAAAAGCAAGCAAACTGTGATGAATGAGAGCAAGAAAGATGTCGACGGTGGGAAGGAGAGCGAGAGTGAAAACGAGAAACCAGCTCTGGTCAACAGCGAAGTGATAAAGGAAGAACGTGTGAAACCTGAAGAAGACACAGTGAAAACAGAAGTGGGCATGGCTGAACCTGCATCAGGGAAAGATGGTGGGCTGCATGGCGATGAGGGGGTGATAGAAGGTCAAAAACAAGACGAAACCAAGTCAGTGGGTGAAAAGTAA
- the LOC122875528 gene encoding mucin-17-like isoform X3, which produces MELPLGGPVLRHYTQSRPRPHRQKLNYRPSRLQETIIESDNEVLELMGRVDEGVEEFFTKRVLPTDTLKKQDEESITVHEVAPASSVPCPPPTKTLRRKLGDFFTLKKRRGLKSETSHEGRPKKASIADLIRPLREVARAEKEKDKDRVKEHDKENEKEKAKEHPSAVTGESAVQETPVSGAPPLRGEAVPPRRALREGKSQSLILLSGSAAAGTTNARNTAKKQFEGQHSFEQKLHLMLQRIGVSKAQPGETQEGEMKKAESEGTIIDSKPEPPPTFTKPRTMSASSDTRHQIRPSVSAHESAGKPALLPKPVIKPGPPPTTSGRNTPENELAQIQEGETPTKLSPTAAPSVPAAPALTATTTPTVPTISNSVPDSTNFMISPSSTVPPSDTDICTDSVNPTAAATSPTNVTELNSKPSIPETNATTTELPTATFPTTLTSITTPTEPPAIVSVTSSSSESITQSLSVTFNSTTITTPSITTSETVSAPNNESLVSTASTNLSTKSAFPEPNGILSVDAAPVAGGGGDAAAISAITTASFSPSTSTSDMPSGLSTTTNSVTEASDDSTSVTSACSVTSVSSVTKTTSPPPNSSDIITTPVSPDAPITTLSSSALPPISSTSSTTSTTTTTTTTSPTSTDCMNSISSSTITHPGTSSSADISAPSTSSSETNPTDTTTTATSLNHAATTSTTSSATTAAISSPLLTDSDPPYTNNDDTSLTPTISGLPATDNSSATSHHLTSPAPSNDSPGQDNDLQTSPEERSSVEPAEKGTPDEKFEMVQKSKQTVMNESKKDVDGGKESESENEKPALVNSEVIKEERVKPEEDTVKTEVGMAEPASGKDGGLHGDEGVIEGQKQDETKSVGEK; this is translated from the exons GAGACCATAATTGAGAGTGACAATGAAGTCCTTGAGCTCATGGGTAGGGTGGATGAAGGAGTTGAAGAGTTCTTTACTAAGAGAGTACTTCCTACTGATACACT GAAAAAGCAAGATGAGGAATCTATCACAGTGCACGAAGTGGCTCCTGCCAGCTCTGTCCCTTGTCCACCCCCGACGAAAACACTCAGGAGGAAGCTTGGTGATTTCTTTACACTCAAAAAGAGACGAGGTCTGAAATCAGAAACAAGCCACGAGGGGCGTCCCAAAAAGGCCTCCATCGCTGATCTCATCCGCCCGCTCAGGGAGGTCGCcagagcagagaaagaaaaagataaggACCGAGTCAAGGAACACGAtaaggaaaatgaaaaggagAAAGCAAAAGAGCATCCCAGCGCGGTTACTGGAGAGTCAGCTGTTCAGGAGACACCTGTTTCTGGTGCTCCGCCGCTGAGGGGTGAAGCGGTGCCTCCCCGCCGAGCTCTCAGAGAGGGGAAGTCCCAGTCTCTCATTTTGCTGTCtggatcagcagcagcagggaccACTAATGCCAGAAACACTGCAAAG AAACAATTTGAAGGCCAACATAGCTTTGAACAGAAACTCCATCTCATGCTTCAACGTATTGGAGTTTCCAAAGCCCAGCCTGGAGAGACacag GAGGGAGAGATGAAAAAAGCTGAATCTGAAG GTACTATCATTGACAGTAAACCTGAGCCACCACCTACTTTCACAAAACCTCGAACGATGTCAGCGTCATCAG aTACAAGGCATCAAATTCGCCCAAGTGTGTCAGCACATGAGTCAGCTGGGAAACCTGCATTGCTTCCAAAGCCAGTTATCAAGCCAGGTCCACCGCCCACAACATCTGGCCGCAACACACCTGAGAATGAGCTAGCCCAAATACAAGAAGGGGAGACGCCCACTAAACTGAGTCCAACTGCAGCTCCGTCTGTCCCTGCTGCTCCTGCCCTCACTGCTACCACCACTCCTACTGTACCGACAATCTCAAACTCAGTCCCTGACTCAACCAATTTTATGATTTCCCCTTCAAGTACTGTACCGCCCTCTGACACAGATATATGCACTGACTCTGTTAACCCTACTGCAGCAGCTACATCACCCACAAATGTTACAGAGCTCAACAGCAAACCCTCTATCCCTGAAACTAATGCTACTACCACTGAACTACCCACCGCTACCTTTCCCACAACTCTTACAAGCATCACTACACCCACAGAGCCCCCTGCCATTGTCTCAGttacttcctcttcctctgaatCCATTACTCAAAGCCTCTCTGTCACTTTCAACTCAACAACAATAACTACACCTTCCATTACCACCTCAGAAACTGTTTCTGCTCCTAACAACGAAAGCCTGGTTTCCACAGCATCAACAAATCTGTCAACTAAATCGGCTTTCCCAGAGCCAAATGGTATTCTCTCAGTTGATGCTGCTCCTgttgctggtggtggtggtgacgCAGCAGCTATTTCTGCCATCACCACAGCTTCTTTTTCACCCTCCACCAGCACATCAGACATGCCATCAGGCTTGTCTACTACCACCAATTCAGTTACTGAAGCTAGTGATGATTCCACTTCAGTCACCTCCGCTTGCTCTGTAACTTCAGTTTCATCAGTCACTAAAACAACATCCCCACCTCCTAACTCAAGTGATATCATTACAACTCCAGTTTCACCTGACGCCCCCATTACCACTTTGTCCTCTTCTGCCCTCCCTCccatcagctccacctcttccaccacctccaccaccaccaccaccaccactacaaGCCCAACATCCACCGACTGCATGAACTCTATCTCTTCTTCCACCATTACTCACCCAGGCACCTCTAGCTCTGCGGATATCTCTGCTCCCTCCACTTCTTCCAGTGAAACAAACCCTACAGACACCACTACCACCGCCACCAGTTTAAACCATGCAGCTACCACTTCCACCACCAGTTCAGCAACGACAGCTGCAATTAGCTCCCCGCTCCTGACCGACTCAGACCCACCTTACACTAACAATGACGACACTAGCCTCACACCAACTATCTCTGGCCTCCCCGCTACCGATAACTCAAGTGCTACTTCTCACCATTTGACCAGTCCAGCACCCTCTAATGATAGTCCAGGCCAAGATAACGATTTACAGACATCTCCTGAAGAAAGATCCAGTGTAGAGCCCGCAGAAAAAGGCACAC CAGATGAGAAGTTTGAGATGGTTCAAAAAAGCAAGCAAACTGTGATGAATGAGAGCAAGAAAGATGTCGACGGTGGGAAGGAGAGCGAGAGTGAAAACGAGAAACCAGCTCTGGTCAACAGCGAAGTGATAAAGGAAGAACGTGTGAAACCTGAAGAAGACACAGTGAAAACAGAAGTGGGCATGGCTGAACCTGCATCAGGGAAAGATGGTGGGCTGCATGGCGATGAGGGGGTGATAGAAGGTCAAAAACAAGACGAAACCAAGTCAGTGGGTGAAAAGTAA
- the LOC122875528 gene encoding mucin-17-like isoform X1 has translation MELPLGGPVLRHYTQSRPRPHRQKLNYRPSRLQETIIESDNEVLELMGRVDEGVEEFFTKRVLPTDTLKKQDEESITVHEVAPASSVPCPPPTKTLRRKLGDFFTLKKRRGLKSETSHEGRPKKASIADLIRPLREVARAEKEKDKDRVKEHDKENEKEKAKEHPSAVTGESAVQETPVSGAPPLRGEAVPPRRALREGKSQSLILLSGSAAAGTTNARNTAKKQFEGQHSFEQKLHLMLQRIGVSKAQPGETQNQEGEMKKAESEGTIIDSKPEPPPTFTKPRTMSASSDTRHQIRPSVSAHESAGKPALLPKPVIKPGPPPTTSGRNTPENELAQIQEGETPTKLSPTAAPSVPAAPALTATTTPTVPTISNSVPDSTNFMISPSSTVPPSDTDICTDSVNPTAAATSPTNVTELNSKPSIPETNATTTELPTATFPTTLTSITTPTEPPAIVSVTSSSSESITQSLSVTFNSTTITTPSITTSETVSAPNNESLVSTASTNLSTKSAFPEPNGILSVDAAPVAGGGGDAAAISAITTASFSPSTSTSDMPSGLSTTTNSVTEASDDSTSVTSACSVTSVSSVTKTTSPPPNSSDIITTPVSPDAPITTLSSSALPPISSTSSTTSTTTTTTTTSPTSTDCMNSISSSTITHPGTSSSADISAPSTSSSETNPTDTTTTATSLNHAATTSTTSSATTAAISSPLLTDSDPPYTNNDDTSLTPTISGLPATDNSSATSHHLTSPAPSNDSPGQDNDLQTSPEERSSVEPAEKGTPDEKFEMVQKSKQTVMNESKKDVDGGKESESENEKPALVNSEVIKEERVKPEEDTVKTEVGMAEPASGKDGGLHGDEGVIEGQKQDETKSVGEK, from the exons GAGACCATAATTGAGAGTGACAATGAAGTCCTTGAGCTCATGGGTAGGGTGGATGAAGGAGTTGAAGAGTTCTTTACTAAGAGAGTACTTCCTACTGATACACT GAAAAAGCAAGATGAGGAATCTATCACAGTGCACGAAGTGGCTCCTGCCAGCTCTGTCCCTTGTCCACCCCCGACGAAAACACTCAGGAGGAAGCTTGGTGATTTCTTTACACTCAAAAAGAGACGAGGTCTGAAATCAGAAACAAGCCACGAGGGGCGTCCCAAAAAGGCCTCCATCGCTGATCTCATCCGCCCGCTCAGGGAGGTCGCcagagcagagaaagaaaaagataaggACCGAGTCAAGGAACACGAtaaggaaaatgaaaaggagAAAGCAAAAGAGCATCCCAGCGCGGTTACTGGAGAGTCAGCTGTTCAGGAGACACCTGTTTCTGGTGCTCCGCCGCTGAGGGGTGAAGCGGTGCCTCCCCGCCGAGCTCTCAGAGAGGGGAAGTCCCAGTCTCTCATTTTGCTGTCtggatcagcagcagcagggaccACTAATGCCAGAAACACTGCAAAG AAACAATTTGAAGGCCAACATAGCTTTGAACAGAAACTCCATCTCATGCTTCAACGTATTGGAGTTTCCAAAGCCCAGCCTGGAGAGACacag AATCAGGAGGGAGAGATGAAAAAAGCTGAATCTGAAG GTACTATCATTGACAGTAAACCTGAGCCACCACCTACTTTCACAAAACCTCGAACGATGTCAGCGTCATCAG aTACAAGGCATCAAATTCGCCCAAGTGTGTCAGCACATGAGTCAGCTGGGAAACCTGCATTGCTTCCAAAGCCAGTTATCAAGCCAGGTCCACCGCCCACAACATCTGGCCGCAACACACCTGAGAATGAGCTAGCCCAAATACAAGAAGGGGAGACGCCCACTAAACTGAGTCCAACTGCAGCTCCGTCTGTCCCTGCTGCTCCTGCCCTCACTGCTACCACCACTCCTACTGTACCGACAATCTCAAACTCAGTCCCTGACTCAACCAATTTTATGATTTCCCCTTCAAGTACTGTACCGCCCTCTGACACAGATATATGCACTGACTCTGTTAACCCTACTGCAGCAGCTACATCACCCACAAATGTTACAGAGCTCAACAGCAAACCCTCTATCCCTGAAACTAATGCTACTACCACTGAACTACCCACCGCTACCTTTCCCACAACTCTTACAAGCATCACTACACCCACAGAGCCCCCTGCCATTGTCTCAGttacttcctcttcctctgaatCCATTACTCAAAGCCTCTCTGTCACTTTCAACTCAACAACAATAACTACACCTTCCATTACCACCTCAGAAACTGTTTCTGCTCCTAACAACGAAAGCCTGGTTTCCACAGCATCAACAAATCTGTCAACTAAATCGGCTTTCCCAGAGCCAAATGGTATTCTCTCAGTTGATGCTGCTCCTgttgctggtggtggtggtgacgCAGCAGCTATTTCTGCCATCACCACAGCTTCTTTTTCACCCTCCACCAGCACATCAGACATGCCATCAGGCTTGTCTACTACCACCAATTCAGTTACTGAAGCTAGTGATGATTCCACTTCAGTCACCTCCGCTTGCTCTGTAACTTCAGTTTCATCAGTCACTAAAACAACATCCCCACCTCCTAACTCAAGTGATATCATTACAACTCCAGTTTCACCTGACGCCCCCATTACCACTTTGTCCTCTTCTGCCCTCCCTCccatcagctccacctcttccaccacctccaccaccaccaccaccaccactacaaGCCCAACATCCACCGACTGCATGAACTCTATCTCTTCTTCCACCATTACTCACCCAGGCACCTCTAGCTCTGCGGATATCTCTGCTCCCTCCACTTCTTCCAGTGAAACAAACCCTACAGACACCACTACCACCGCCACCAGTTTAAACCATGCAGCTACCACTTCCACCACCAGTTCAGCAACGACAGCTGCAATTAGCTCCCCGCTCCTGACCGACTCAGACCCACCTTACACTAACAATGACGACACTAGCCTCACACCAACTATCTCTGGCCTCCCCGCTACCGATAACTCAAGTGCTACTTCTCACCATTTGACCAGTCCAGCACCCTCTAATGATAGTCCAGGCCAAGATAACGATTTACAGACATCTCCTGAAGAAAGATCCAGTGTAGAGCCCGCAGAAAAAGGCACAC CAGATGAGAAGTTTGAGATGGTTCAAAAAAGCAAGCAAACTGTGATGAATGAGAGCAAGAAAGATGTCGACGGTGGGAAGGAGAGCGAGAGTGAAAACGAGAAACCAGCTCTGGTCAACAGCGAAGTGATAAAGGAAGAACGTGTGAAACCTGAAGAAGACACAGTGAAAACAGAAGTGGGCATGGCTGAACCTGCATCAGGGAAAGATGGTGGGCTGCATGGCGATGAGGGGGTGATAGAAGGTCAAAAACAAGACGAAACCAAGTCAGTGGGTGAAAAGTAA
- the nudt21 gene encoding cleavage and polyadenylation specificity factor subunit 5 isoform X2 — MSVVPPSRSSTGWPRGGAVQFGNKYITGPAKPLTLERTINLYPLTNYTFGTKEPLYEKDSSVAARFQRMREEFDKMGMRRTVEGVLIVHEHRLPHVLLLQLGTTFFKLPGGELSPGEDEVEGLKRLMTEILGRQDGVKQDWVIDDCIGNWWRPNFEPPQYPYIPAHITKPKEHKKLFLVQLQEKALFAVPKNYKLVAAPLFELYDNAPGYGPIISSLPQLLSRFNFIYN, encoded by the exons ATGTCGGTCGTGCCTCCCAGTCGCTCGTCCACCGGCTGGCCGCGCGGTGGTGCCGTTCAGTTTGGGAACAAATACATCACCGGGCCTGCTAAACCGCTCACCCTGGAGAGGACCATCAACCT ATACCCTCTTACCAACTACACGTTCGGCACCAAGGAGCCTCTGTATGAGAAGGACAGCTCCGTGGCCGCCCGCTTCCAGCGGATGCGGGAAGAGTTTGATAAAATGGGAATGCGGAGGACAGTGGAGGGTGTTCTCATTGTCCATGAACACAGGCTACCTCATGTGTTACTTCTGCAGCTGGGCACCACTTTCTTCAAACT GCCTGGCGGAGAGTTGAGTCCTGGAGAAGATGAGGTGGAGGGTCTGAAACGCCTGATGACTGAG ATCCTCGGACGGCAGGACGGCGTGAAGCAGGACTGGGTGATTGACGACTGTATCGGCAACTGGTGGCGCCCCAACTTTGAGCCTCCACAG TATCCCTATATTCCAGCTCACATCACCAAACCTAAGGAGCATAAGAAGCTATTCCTGGTTCAGTTGCAGGAAAAAG CGCTGTTTGCTGTCCCCAAGAACTATAAACTGGTGGCAGCACCGTTGTTTGAACTATATGACAACGCTCCTGGATATGGACCAATCATTTCCAGTCTACCACAGCTATTGAGCAG gTTCAACTTCATTTACAACTAA
- the nudt21 gene encoding cleavage and polyadenylation specificity factor subunit 5 isoform X1: MSVVPPSRSSTGWPRGGAVQFGNKYITGPAKPLTLERTINLYPLTNYTFGTKEPLYEKDSSVAARFQRMREEFDKMGMRRTVEGVLIVHEHRLPHVLLLQLGTTFFKLPGGELSPGEDEVEGLKRLMTEILGRQDGVKQDWVIDDCIGNWWRPNFEPPQYPYIPAHITKPKEHKKLFLVQLQEKALFAVPKNYKLVAAPLFELYDNAPGYGPIISSLPQLLSRYCVQLHLQLT; this comes from the exons ATGTCGGTCGTGCCTCCCAGTCGCTCGTCCACCGGCTGGCCGCGCGGTGGTGCCGTTCAGTTTGGGAACAAATACATCACCGGGCCTGCTAAACCGCTCACCCTGGAGAGGACCATCAACCT ATACCCTCTTACCAACTACACGTTCGGCACCAAGGAGCCTCTGTATGAGAAGGACAGCTCCGTGGCCGCCCGCTTCCAGCGGATGCGGGAAGAGTTTGATAAAATGGGAATGCGGAGGACAGTGGAGGGTGTTCTCATTGTCCATGAACACAGGCTACCTCATGTGTTACTTCTGCAGCTGGGCACCACTTTCTTCAAACT GCCTGGCGGAGAGTTGAGTCCTGGAGAAGATGAGGTGGAGGGTCTGAAACGCCTGATGACTGAG ATCCTCGGACGGCAGGACGGCGTGAAGCAGGACTGGGTGATTGACGACTGTATCGGCAACTGGTGGCGCCCCAACTTTGAGCCTCCACAG TATCCCTATATTCCAGCTCACATCACCAAACCTAAGGAGCATAAGAAGCTATTCCTGGTTCAGTTGCAGGAAAAAG CGCTGTTTGCTGTCCCCAAGAACTATAAACTGGTGGCAGCACCGTTGTTTGAACTATATGACAACGCTCCTGGATATGGACCAATCATTTCCAGTCTACCACAGCTATTGAGCAGGTAttgt gTTCAACTTCATTTACAACTAACTTGA
- the ogfod1 gene encoding prolyl 3-hydroxylase OGFOD1, whose protein sequence is MASKRRPVESEKTEKKKKKKICEETAELCCVVEDEQVKRAVKEAWSQRTHYSQGDLELDCHPFPHCTIRNFLCSETFVENLQRELLELNFHEKSNDLYKFKQSDDLRKRTEPHIAGLRAALFGRFRSWLGEVLGVELEPTVDISCARYEYTDVLLCHDDELEGRRVAFILYLVPPWQSSDGGTLDLYSTDSTFQPQSIVKSLVPSLNTLVLFEVSPVSFHQVSEVLTEDKCRLSLSGWFHGPSLERPPRHTEAPVARSPHLPRDETLLLEWVSPVYLDISYQEQIQEEFEDSSEIQLKDFLREEKFREVSEALRLTQIQWTKSGPPNKRCHDMASLDTLPQCVSACWELLRSEAFFLLLSNFTGLRLHYLCPADDEDKDEEKEDVRDGEATGSSTESPSTNTSREKELSTPVCHGELRRWSHGGYTLLHDTEAARAEYALDLVLPFGCADWRSEFGGFTCYVANEEDEELLTVYPEDNSLALVYRDKETLKFVKHVNHKSSSDFADSSTGRTFYDFSFVYYE, encoded by the exons ATGGCATCTAAACGAAGACCGGTTGAGAgtgagaaaacagagaagaagaaaaagaagaagatttgTGAGGAAACCGCTGAACTTTGTTGTGTTGTAGAAGACGAGCAGGTGAAGAGAGCTGTGAAGGAGGCATGGAGCCAGAGGACTCACTACAGCCAGG GGGATCTGGAGTTGGATTGCCACCCGTTCCCTCACTGCACCATCAGGAACTTCCTCTGCAGCGAGACCTTCGTAGAAAACCTGCAGAGAGAACTGCTGGAGCTCAACTTCCACGAGAAGTCAAACGATCTGTACAAATTTAAACAG TCAGATGACTTGAGGAAGAGAACAGAGCCGCATATCGCTGGACTGAG ggCAGCACTGTTTGGACGTTTCCGTTCCTGGCTCGGGGAAGTGTTGGGGGTTGAGCTGGAGCCCACAGTGGATATTTCTTGTGCCAGATATGAATACACAG ATGTTCTTTTGTGTCATGACGATGAATTGGAGGGGCGGCGCGTTGCTTTCATCCTGTATCTTGTGCCTCCGTGGCAGAGCAGCGACGGAGGAACCCTCGATCTTTACTCAACAGACA GTACTTTCCAACCACAGAGTATCGTGAAGTCGCTCGTACCCTCTTTGAACACGCTCGTCCTCTTTGAAGTTTCTCCCGTCTCCTTTCACCAA GTGTCAGAGGTTTTGACAGAGGACAAGTGTCGTCTGTCTCTGAGCGGCTGGTTCCACGGACCGTCTTTGGAGCGTCCTCCTCGCCACACAGAGGCCCCCGTCGCACGGAGCCCACACCTACCGAGAGAT GAAACGTTGCTGCTGGAGTGGGTCAGTCCAGTCTACCTGGACATATCCTATCAAGAGCAGATTCAGGAGGAGTTTGAGGACAGCTCTGAAATTCAGCTCAAAGATTTTCTCAGG GAGGAGAAATTCAGGGAGGTGAGTGAAGCACTGCGACTCACTCAGATTCAGTGGACGAAGAGTGGTCCGCCCAATAAGAG atgcCATGATATGGCTTCTCTGGATACTCTGCCgcagtgtgtgagtgcatgttgGGAGCTGCTTCGTTCAGAGGCTTTCTTCCTGCTTCTCTCCAACTTCACCGGCCTTCGGTTGCACTACCTGTGTCCTGCTGACGATGAGGataaagatgaagagaaagaggacgTACGGGATGGAGAAGCCACGGGGTCTTCGACAGAATCACCATCAACAAATACAAGCAGAGAGAaag AGCTGAGCACACCTGTATGTCATGGTGAGCTGCGTCGATGGTCTCATGGCGGCTACACTCTGCTGCATGATACAGAGGCAGCAAGGGCAGAGTACGCTCTGGACCTTGTTTTGCCTTTTGGCTGTGCGG ACTGGCGGTCAGAGTTTGGGGGCTTCACGTGTTACGTTGCTaatgaagaggatgaggag CTTCTGACAGTGTATCCAGAAGACAATTCCCTTGCCCTCGTctacagagacaaagaaaccCTCAAATTTGTCAAACATGTCAACCACAAAAGCTCCTCTGATTTCGCTGACAGTTCTACCGGCAGAACATTTTATGACTTCTCTTTTGTGTactatgaataa